In Quercus lobata isolate SW786 chromosome 12, ValleyOak3.0 Primary Assembly, whole genome shotgun sequence, a genomic segment contains:
- the LOC115971531 gene encoding phosphatidylinositol/phosphatidylcholine transfer protein SFH11 isoform X1 yields MNTPRERSREIIISRGDRDGEEPSSLNKSQLTTGGTKTIHPPIENHWHLPPQENHEPSNSGFMSMISKPLKFRDSWKKIRRTKSLQMVLEGAHDPKDEKLVEAFRKLLFVDGQFLEKPNDYHTLLRFLRMRDFDLSKAKDEFLNYLNWRESFGVDKISKEFKFEEYAKVKIYYPHGYHGVDRCGRPVYIERIGIVNLNSLLQVTTIERFIKYHVSEQEKSLNLRYPACSIAAKRHIASTTSILDVNGVGMSNFSKPARFLLTEIMKIDSNYYPETLNKLFIINAGSGFRMVWKVIKTFLDARTMSKILVLGYDYGSKLREVIDPSSLPTFLGGSCTCSDYGGCLFSDKGPWNNLEIVEMLQSVSSAEDVSDNGENGGEVSEDPFEQRYEEFKKILALEAALGNAKTKIEALETALEDTKMVLKGLSQIIEELRLNL; encoded by the exons ATGAATACACCAAGGGAAAGATCTAGGGAGATAATTATATCCAGAGGTGATAGAGATGGTGAGGAACCATCGAGTTTAAACAAATCCCAGTTAACCACTGGCGGGACTAAAACTATCCATCCACCTATTGAAAACCATTGGCATCTCCCTCCTCAAGAAAATCACGAGCCTTCAAATTCCGGCTTCATGTCAATGATTTCTAAACCGCTCAAGTTTCGGGACTCATGGAAGAAAATTAGAAGGACTAAAAGCTTGCAAATGGTACTCGAAGGAGCTCATGATCCAAAAGATGAGAAACTTGTTGAGGCTTTCCGTAAATTGCTTTTTGTTGATGGTCAGTTCCTGGAAAAGCCCAATGATTATCATACTCTTTTACg GTTTCTACGAATGAGAGATTTTGATCTTTCAAAAGCAAAGGATGAGTTTCTGAATTATCTTAACTGGCGTGAAAGTTTTGGGGTTGATAAAATTTCCAAG GAATTTAAGTTTGAGGAGTATGCAAAGGTAAAGATTTACTATCCTCATGGATATCATGGGGTTGATAGATGTGGTAGACCAGTATACATTGAAAGGATTGGGATAGTAAACCTCAATTCCCTACTGCAAGTAACTACCATAGAAAGATTTATTAAGTATCATGTGTCAGAACAAGAGAAATCATTAAATTTGAGATATCCTGCGTGCTCAATTGCAGCTAAGAGACATATAGCATCCACCACAAGTATCTTGGATGTGAATGGAGTT gGAATGTCCAATTTCTCAAAGCCTGCAAGATTTCTCCTTACAGAAATTATGAAGATTGATAGCAATTACTACCCAGAG ACTTTAAAtaaactctttatcatcaatgcTGGATCTGGGTTTCGGATGGTGTGGAAAGTAATCAAGACCTTTCTAGATGCACGAACAATGTCAAAAATTCTA GTGCTTGGATACGATTATGGTAGTAAACTGCGTGAAGTTATTGATCCAAG TAGCTTGCCAACTTTTCTGGGTGGGAGTTGCACATGTTCTGACTATGGAGGTTGCCTGTTTAGTGACAAAGGACCCTGGAACAATCTAGAGATCGTGGAAATGCTTCAG TCAGTTTCTTCAGCAGAAGATGTGTCTGATAATGGAGAAAATGGTGGTGAAGTTTCAGAAGATCCCTTCGAGCAA AGATATGAAGAGTTTAAAAAAATCCTGGCATTGGAAGCTGCACTTGGAAATGCAAAGACA AAAATTGAGGCACTGGAAACTGCCCTTGAGGACACCAAAATG GTCTTGAAAGGACTTTCACAAATTATAGAAGAGCTGAGATTGAACTTGTGA
- the LOC115971531 gene encoding phosphatidylinositol/phosphatidylcholine transfer protein SFH11 isoform X2: MRDFDLSKAKDEFLNYLNWRESFGVDKISKEFKFEEYAKVKIYYPHGYHGVDRCGRPVYIERIGIVNLNSLLQVTTIERFIKYHVSEQEKSLNLRYPACSIAAKRHIASTTSILDVNGVGMSNFSKPARFLLTEIMKIDSNYYPETLNKLFIINAGSGFRMVWKVIKTFLDARTMSKILVLGYDYGSKLREVIDPSSLPTFLGGSCTCSDYGGCLFSDKGPWNNLEIVEMLQSVSSAEDVSDNGENGGEVSEDPFEQRYEEFKKILALEAALGNAKTKIEALETALEDTKMVLKGLSQIIEELRLNL, from the exons ATGAGAGATTTTGATCTTTCAAAAGCAAAGGATGAGTTTCTGAATTATCTTAACTGGCGTGAAAGTTTTGGGGTTGATAAAATTTCCAAG GAATTTAAGTTTGAGGAGTATGCAAAGGTAAAGATTTACTATCCTCATGGATATCATGGGGTTGATAGATGTGGTAGACCAGTATACATTGAAAGGATTGGGATAGTAAACCTCAATTCCCTACTGCAAGTAACTACCATAGAAAGATTTATTAAGTATCATGTGTCAGAACAAGAGAAATCATTAAATTTGAGATATCCTGCGTGCTCAATTGCAGCTAAGAGACATATAGCATCCACCACAAGTATCTTGGATGTGAATGGAGTT gGAATGTCCAATTTCTCAAAGCCTGCAAGATTTCTCCTTACAGAAATTATGAAGATTGATAGCAATTACTACCCAGAG ACTTTAAAtaaactctttatcatcaatgcTGGATCTGGGTTTCGGATGGTGTGGAAAGTAATCAAGACCTTTCTAGATGCACGAACAATGTCAAAAATTCTA GTGCTTGGATACGATTATGGTAGTAAACTGCGTGAAGTTATTGATCCAAG TAGCTTGCCAACTTTTCTGGGTGGGAGTTGCACATGTTCTGACTATGGAGGTTGCCTGTTTAGTGACAAAGGACCCTGGAACAATCTAGAGATCGTGGAAATGCTTCAG TCAGTTTCTTCAGCAGAAGATGTGTCTGATAATGGAGAAAATGGTGGTGAAGTTTCAGAAGATCCCTTCGAGCAA AGATATGAAGAGTTTAAAAAAATCCTGGCATTGGAAGCTGCACTTGGAAATGCAAAGACA AAAATTGAGGCACTGGAAACTGCCCTTGAGGACACCAAAATG GTCTTGAAAGGACTTTCACAAATTATAGAAGAGCTGAGATTGAACTTGTGA